One Mesoaciditoga lauensis cd-1655R = DSM 25116 DNA window includes the following coding sequences:
- a CDS encoding dihydroorotate dehydrogenase, whose amino-acid sequence MEKLKIEVAGIEFKNPIVIASGPAGFGDEFFKYVSPSTIGGFTTKTVTPQPKDGNPPPRLVYTKGGLLNSIGLQNPGVDTFVREVAPNLPKETVRIISIGGENAQDFLEVGQKVEEFADMIEINLSCPNVREGGTISSNKKLSSEILSACSHSLSKPLIAKLSPDGDILKQAEVALKNGIKIVNVGNSLQGAKFNINDGKPFLKRVVGGLSGPALLPITLWKVYQVKARFPQLEIIGLGGVNEPKDVLECAIAGASLVSMGTHAMNDPEGIDDFILKTEKLLEERKVSFKELVGCSHRGGYR is encoded by the coding sequence TTGGAGAAATTGAAAATAGAAGTGGCTGGAATAGAGTTTAAAAATCCAATCGTGATAGCTTCTGGGCCAGCTGGATTTGGAGACGAATTTTTCAAATACGTTTCCCCTTCAACGATAGGTGGATTTACGACAAAAACCGTTACTCCCCAACCAAAGGATGGTAACCCGCCTCCCAGATTGGTTTACACGAAAGGTGGATTGCTAAATTCCATAGGGTTGCAAAATCCGGGTGTGGACACTTTTGTAAGAGAAGTGGCTCCCAATCTTCCCAAAGAGACCGTAAGGATAATATCCATAGGCGGTGAAAATGCTCAAGATTTTTTGGAAGTTGGACAAAAAGTTGAAGAGTTTGCCGATATGATAGAAATAAACCTTTCCTGCCCCAATGTGAGAGAAGGTGGTACTATATCATCTAACAAGAAATTATCATCCGAAATACTTTCCGCATGTTCCCATTCGTTAAGCAAACCTCTTATTGCAAAGCTTTCGCCAGACGGTGATATTTTGAAGCAGGCAGAAGTCGCTTTGAAAAATGGCATCAAGATCGTAAACGTTGGGAATTCCCTTCAAGGGGCAAAATTCAACATAAACGACGGGAAGCCCTTTTTGAAAAGGGTGGTAGGAGGTTTAAGCGGACCAGCACTTTTACCAATCACTTTGTGGAAGGTTTACCAGGTGAAGGCGAGGTTCCCGCAACTCGAAATCATAGGACTCGGGGGCGTGAATGAACCAAAAGATGTTCTCGAATGTGCTATAGCGGGGGCTTCCCTCGTAAGCATGGGAACGCACGCGATGAACGATCCAGAAGGTATAGATGATTTTATCTTAAAAACGGAAAAGCTCCTGGAAGAAAGAAAAGTATCTTTCAAAGAATTGGTGGGATGTTCACATAGAGGAGGTTACAGATGA
- a CDS encoding dihydroorotase, producing the protein MLTLKGAKVFNGEEFIEDKDFHIELSSQEEKELSLDGMWILPGLIDTHAHLRDPGQLWREDVYSGTKAAAHGGITTVFAMSNTTPAIDTEQAVIYLKERAKEASADVKIVGAITKGREGKELSEMGRMARAGVVGFSDDGAFLNDSALARHAMEYAYELGLPIISHCEEQYLKGGHMREGWYSTLYGVYPTSFAAESIAIAREIELSYLTKANVHIAHISTKRSVELIRHAKADGINVTCDVCVHHLLFTDKDIEDYDTSKKINPPFPTEEDQKALYEGLEDGTIDAIITDHAPYAVHEKEVEFQAAPFGIIGFETLLNELFMVSKRGIKIEKLLSLVTSKPAKLYGMDGGTIESENPTDFTVFDPNDEWVPSPQTLFSKSRNTPFLNKNLKGRVLATFHNGKKVYGDTKWKLM; encoded by the coding sequence GTGTTAACTCTTAAGGGAGCAAAGGTATTCAATGGAGAAGAATTCATAGAAGATAAGGATTTTCATATCGAACTTTCATCGCAAGAGGAGAAAGAGCTTAGTTTGGATGGCATGTGGATTTTGCCGGGATTGATAGACACACATGCGCATTTAAGAGATCCAGGGCAATTGTGGAGAGAGGATGTTTACTCCGGTACCAAAGCGGCAGCTCATGGGGGTATAACAACCGTTTTTGCGATGTCAAACACAACGCCCGCCATAGACACGGAACAAGCGGTGATTTATTTAAAGGAAAGGGCAAAAGAAGCATCGGCTGATGTTAAGATCGTTGGTGCCATCACGAAGGGAAGAGAAGGAAAAGAACTTTCAGAAATGGGGAGAATGGCAAGAGCTGGTGTGGTGGGATTTTCAGATGATGGAGCGTTCTTGAACGATTCCGCACTCGCCCGTCATGCGATGGAATATGCCTACGAGCTTGGGTTACCGATAATTTCCCATTGTGAAGAGCAGTATCTCAAAGGTGGCCACATGCGCGAAGGGTGGTATTCGACCCTTTACGGTGTGTATCCCACTTCTTTTGCCGCGGAATCGATAGCCATAGCAAGGGAAATAGAGTTGTCCTATCTTACCAAAGCCAACGTTCACATAGCACACATTTCCACGAAAAGAAGCGTTGAGCTGATAAGGCACGCCAAAGCGGATGGAATAAACGTCACTTGCGACGTCTGCGTTCATCACCTGCTTTTTACAGACAAAGATATCGAAGATTACGATACGTCAAAGAAGATCAACCCACCGTTCCCAACAGAAGAAGATCAAAAAGCGCTTTACGAAGGCTTAGAAGATGGCACAATAGACGCGATCATAACAGACCATGCACCTTACGCCGTTCATGAAAAGGAAGTGGAGTTCCAGGCGGCTCCCTTTGGAATAATCGGCTTTGAAACCTTGCTCAACGAACTGTTCATGGTATCAAAGCGAGGGATAAAGATTGAAAAGCTACTTTCGTTGGTTACCTCCAAACCGGCAAAATTGTACGGAATGGATGGTGGAACGATAGAAAGCGAAAATCCAACTGATTTCACCGTTTTCGATCCCAACGATGAATGGGTACCTTCTCCTCAGACACTCTTTTCAAAATCGCGAAACACACCATTTTTGAACAAGAATTTAAAAGGAAGGGTGTTGGCAACCTTCCATAATGGAAAGAAAGTGTACGGTGATACGAAATGGAAGCTGATGTAA